One part of the Anaerolineae bacterium genome encodes these proteins:
- a CDS encoding SSU rRNA (adenine(1518)-N(6)/adenine(1519)-N(6))-dimethyltransferase: MNAPSPSAPSVPHLLRRYGLRPKKHLGQNFLVDGASLQKVIQTADLSQDENVLEIGAGLGSLTVLLAQVAHQVVTVELDADLIPPLQEVLSPYPNVRLIHGDILHLEPADLFAEERTSFSVVANIPYYITAAILRHLLEGKQRPRQMILTLQLEVAQRICALPGEMSLLALSIHLYGTPSIAARIPARAFYPQPKVDSAVIRLAVAERPRLADTELFFRLARAGFSQKRKTLRNALAGGLGIPVSQALQVLEAAQIEPGRRAETLSLEEWGRLVESYRTYFMGRREA, translated from the coding sequence ATGAACGCCCCTTCGCCCTCTGCCCCCTCCGTTCCTCACCTGTTGCGCCGCTATGGTTTGCGCCCCAAGAAACATTTGGGACAAAATTTTTTAGTCGATGGCGCCAGTTTACAAAAGGTAATCCAGACCGCCGATCTTTCGCAGGATGAGAATGTACTGGAAATCGGCGCAGGACTGGGCAGCCTGACCGTTCTCCTGGCGCAGGTAGCCCACCAGGTGGTTACGGTTGAACTGGATGCCGACTTGATTCCTCCTCTCCAGGAGGTCTTGTCTCCCTACCCCAATGTACGCCTGATCCATGGGGATATCCTGCACCTGGAGCCGGCTGATCTTTTCGCTGAAGAGAGAACCTCCTTCAGTGTGGTGGCGAATATCCCCTATTACATTACTGCAGCGATCCTCCGTCATCTTTTGGAGGGGAAACAACGGCCGCGCCAGATGATCCTGACCCTTCAACTGGAGGTCGCTCAGCGCATCTGCGCCTTGCCGGGCGAAATGAGTTTGCTCGCCTTGAGCATTCACCTGTACGGCACGCCCTCGATTGCAGCGCGCATTCCTGCCAGAGCTTTCTATCCGCAACCGAAAGTCGATTCAGCAGTTATCCGCCTTGCCGTTGCTGAACGGCCGCGCCTTGCCGATACAGAGTTGTTTTTCCGCTTAGCCAGAGCCGGCTTCAGCCAGAAGCGCAAGACCTTGCGCAATGCGCTGGCCGGCGGATTAGGCATTCCGGTTTCTCAAGCCTTGCAGGTGTTGGAAGCAGCTCAAATCGAGCCAGGTCGCCGCGCCGAAACGCTCTCTCTGGAAGAATGGGGCCGCCTGGTTGAGAGTTACAGGACTTACTTTATGGGACGCAGGGAAGCGTAG
- a CDS encoding Membrane protein produces MAGEQSWQHRARHLLFGDTARQGYFAAADQALISLTNFLATVMVARFATPTDLGVYAVGFSALTFVRNTMEGLVIQPLSVYGAGLEEDEFSRYTSSTAILQLALASLTALVSATGGWLLIQTGNDVAGPALFHLWFVLSFWQLQEFVRRLLYTRRRVFAALLNTLLGSLMRFGLLWWWSRTGTLNGVRGLEAIGWGAVIALLAGLWANRRVWRWHGLTPRQTWWRNWEFGRWMMGSTLANWISVEFYPVLTAGLVSFAAAGAYRAIQNLVAPIHALLRATDTFLTPRAAEGFRRQGSPALQRVLRLSYFFNGLPVLALLGIALLFPRQILGFLYGETYTPYSQGVVLMAIFYALWFAYWPLQTVLKASRQSKPIFIANLVAIALMFSLGILAIRLWGVYGTLAGQILNAFVVNVVLWTAWRRLQLAWQNATSAAAGVHPNPASSDSKR; encoded by the coding sequence ATGGCTGGTGAACAAAGCTGGCAACACAGAGCGCGGCATTTGCTTTTCGGTGACACTGCGCGACAGGGGTATTTCGCGGCAGCCGATCAGGCTCTGATCAGCCTGACCAACTTTCTGGCGACGGTGATGGTGGCGCGCTTTGCAACCCCGACCGATTTGGGTGTTTATGCGGTTGGTTTTTCTGCTCTGACGTTTGTCCGCAATACCATGGAGGGCCTGGTTATCCAACCTTTGAGCGTCTATGGAGCCGGCCTGGAGGAAGATGAATTTTCCAGATATACCTCCAGCACAGCCATCCTCCAACTTGCCCTGGCAAGCCTGACAGCTCTGGTCAGCGCTACAGGTGGCTGGCTCTTGATTCAAACCGGCAACGATGTTGCCGGACCGGCGCTGTTCCATTTGTGGTTTGTGCTCTCTTTCTGGCAACTGCAGGAATTTGTTCGTCGTCTGCTATACACGCGGCGCCGGGTCTTTGCTGCCCTGCTCAATACCCTGTTGGGTAGTTTGATGCGTTTCGGACTGTTGTGGTGGTGGAGTAGAACTGGCACTTTAAATGGGGTACGGGGTTTGGAGGCCATCGGTTGGGGGGCAGTCATAGCGTTATTGGCCGGCTTATGGGCAAATCGCCGCGTTTGGCGCTGGCATGGCTTAACCCCGCGGCAGACCTGGTGGCGCAATTGGGAGTTCGGACGATGGATGATGGGCAGCACTTTAGCAAACTGGATCTCGGTCGAATTCTACCCGGTGCTGACAGCCGGGCTGGTCAGTTTTGCTGCAGCAGGGGCATATCGCGCCATCCAGAACCTGGTTGCGCCGATTCACGCCCTTTTGCGTGCCACCGACACCTTTCTCACCCCTCGCGCGGCCGAAGGTTTTCGCAGGCAAGGGTCGCCTGCCCTGCAGCGCGTCCTGCGCCTGAGCTACTTTTTCAACGGTTTGCCGGTATTGGCTTTGCTGGGGATTGCCTTGCTGTTTCCGCGCCAAATCCTGGGCTTTCTTTATGGTGAGACCTATACACCCTATAGCCAGGGGGTTGTTTTGATGGCAATTTTCTATGCCCTATGGTTTGCCTACTGGCCGCTGCAGACCGTGCTCAAGGCAAGCCGACAATCTAAACCGATTTTCATCGCCAATCTGGTTGCCATTGCCCTGATGTTCAGTCTCGGCATACTGGCTATCCGCCTGTGGGGAGTTTATGGCACACTGGCGGGGCAAATCTTGAATGCTTTCGTAGTCAATGTGGTCCTCTGGACAGCCTGGCGGCGTCTGCAGCTTGCCTGGCAGAATGCAACCAGCGCCGCGGCAGGTGTCCATCCCAACCCGGCTTCCAGCGATAGTAAAAGGTGA
- a CDS encoding MutT/nudix family protein, whose product MPEIPRWLEWAREIQALAQTGLHYSTDEYNRYRYERLLQIAAEIASEAARLDYNQVYRLFREPIGYATPRVDVRAAVFQDHRLLLVRERLDGGWTMPGGWADVGDVPSEAAEREAFEEAGFRVKARKVIGVYDANRVGPLELFHAYKIVFLCDILEGQPKPSHETSEVAFFDQDEIPGILSGERTLPRHIADAFRAHCDPSIPTVFD is encoded by the coding sequence ATGCCTGAAATCCCACGCTGGCTGGAATGGGCACGCGAGATTCAAGCCCTTGCCCAGACCGGTCTGCATTACTCGACCGACGAATATAACCGCTACCGCTATGAGCGCCTCCTTCAGATTGCAGCCGAAATCGCCAGTGAGGCGGCAAGATTAGACTACAACCAGGTCTATCGCCTGTTTCGGGAACCCATTGGCTATGCCACGCCGCGCGTCGATGTACGCGCGGCGGTCTTTCAAGATCATCGTTTGCTTTTGGTGCGCGAACGCCTGGATGGCGGCTGGACAATGCCAGGTGGATGGGCAGATGTGGGCGATGTTCCCTCCGAAGCTGCCGAACGCGAGGCTTTCGAAGAGGCAGGTTTTCGCGTCAAAGCTCGCAAGGTGATCGGCGTCTATGACGCCAATCGGGTTGGCCCTTTAGAGCTGTTTCATGCTTATAAAATCGTGTTTCTGTGCGACATTCTCGAAGGTCAACCTAAGCCGAGCCACGAAACCAGCGAAGTGGCGTTCTTCGATCAAGACGAGATTCCAGGCATTCTCTCCGGCGAGCGCACCCTGCCGCGCCATATCGCCGACGCTTTCCGGGCGCATTGTGACCCATCCATACCAACGGTGTTTGACTGA
- a CDS encoding Xanthine dehydrogenase, molybdenum binding subunit translates to MELIVNGKRVEIEPQPGEMLAHLLRERLGLTGTKIGCEEAECGACTVLVDGVPVLSCTYPAARAAGKSVLTIEGLNGLHPLQEEFIRHGAVQCGFCIPGQIMTAYALLQNNPNPGETEIRQALKDTLCRCAGYPSIIRAVQSAARRLQGEPPLPPIVPPVITEQGSQPPPLQVVGTLQPRPDAVEKVSGTAKFTDDLKFPGMLHARVKRAMVPHAILKRLDVEKARALPGVHAVLTAADIPGEKNHGLVIFDWPIMVGIGERVRYVGDAVAIVAADTRQIAIQALDLIEVEYELLEVIGDPVRARQPDAPQLHPHGNLLKHIKVRKGDMEQGFAEADVILEHTFHTAITDHAFMEPECSIARPTEDGRMEIYVGSQIPYADRNQVARALGWPDERVHVVGQLMGGGFGGKEDIAGQIHAALLAHATGRPVKLLFDRHESLLVHPKRHATQIRVKMGAKRDGRLTAVETELYGDTGAYASLGEKVLTRATTHSSGPYEVPHARADCYAMYTNNPPAGAFRGFGVTQSAFAIESMMDMLAHTLQIDPIELRRLNALRVGSTTNTGQVLRESVGLLDCIEIVARELKQRAGDQPFVSRLVEGQPHLRRAWGFAVGYKNTGLGGGAPDKAGAEVELYEDGSLEVRTSSAELGQGLVTVLRMIVAEEFALSPERVRVLVMDTDLTPDGGPTTASRQTFVTGNAARYAAQSLRQALAASLAEKFDVAPERIRFVEGLAQVNGHSLPLSEVARIVRQEGRAPKAFYEYWAPKTQPLGSGGDMHFAFSFAAQAAEVEVNTLTGEVSVLEVISAIDVGKVINPLGLQGQFEGGIMMGIGNALTEHFIVENGIVFTDRLARYRMPSILHTPRITAYAVEHPVAAGPYGAKGVGEIVSIPTTPAITNAIYNAVGVRIDRLPVDQEVIVRELTHA, encoded by the coding sequence ATGGAACTGATCGTGAATGGAAAGCGAGTAGAAATTGAACCGCAGCCGGGTGAAATGTTGGCGCATTTGCTGCGCGAACGGCTGGGATTAACCGGCACCAAGATTGGGTGCGAGGAAGCCGAATGCGGCGCCTGTACCGTCCTGGTGGATGGCGTTCCAGTTTTGAGTTGTACCTATCCAGCAGCGCGAGCGGCGGGCAAGTCGGTGCTGACCATTGAAGGGTTAAACGGCCTGCATCCTTTGCAGGAAGAGTTTATCCGCCATGGCGCGGTGCAGTGCGGTTTTTGCATTCCAGGGCAGATTATGACCGCCTATGCGCTTCTGCAAAACAATCCCAACCCAGGCGAGACCGAGATTCGCCAGGCCTTGAAAGACACCCTCTGCCGCTGCGCGGGGTATCCTTCCATCATTCGGGCCGTGCAATCCGCGGCGCGCAGGCTGCAAGGCGAGCCCCCCTTACCGCCGATTGTGCCGCCGGTCATCACCGAACAAGGCAGCCAGCCACCACCTCTCCAGGTGGTGGGCACGCTTCAGCCGCGCCCAGATGCAGTCGAAAAGGTCAGCGGCACGGCAAAGTTCACCGACGATCTGAAATTCCCGGGCATGTTACATGCCCGCGTCAAGCGCGCCATGGTGCCTCATGCCATCCTCAAACGCCTGGATGTCGAAAAAGCGCGCGCCCTGCCGGGTGTGCACGCCGTGCTGACGGCAGCCGACATTCCCGGCGAGAAGAACCATGGCCTGGTGATTTTCGACTGGCCAATCATGGTTGGAATCGGCGAACGCGTGCGCTATGTGGGCGACGCGGTGGCAATTGTAGCGGCAGATACGCGCCAGATCGCCATACAAGCCCTCGATTTAATTGAAGTGGAATATGAACTGCTCGAGGTGATTGGTGACCCGGTGCGCGCTCGCCAGCCTGACGCACCCCAACTGCACCCTCACGGCAATCTGCTCAAACACATCAAGGTACGCAAAGGCGATATGGAACAAGGCTTTGCGGAAGCCGATGTTATCCTTGAACACACATTCCATACCGCCATTACCGATCATGCCTTTATGGAACCAGAATGCAGCATTGCCCGCCCAACCGAAGATGGACGCATGGAAATCTATGTCGGTTCACAAATCCCATATGCCGACCGCAATCAGGTGGCACGTGCCCTGGGTTGGCCAGATGAGCGCGTGCACGTGGTTGGGCAATTGATGGGCGGTGGCTTTGGTGGCAAAGAAGATATTGCCGGACAGATTCATGCTGCTCTGCTCGCCCATGCCACCGGGCGACCGGTAAAGCTGCTCTTCGACCGCCACGAGAGTTTGCTGGTCCATCCCAAGCGCCACGCCACACAAATTCGGGTGAAGATGGGCGCCAAACGAGATGGGCGTCTGACGGCAGTTGAAACTGAATTGTACGGCGACACCGGCGCTTACGCTTCGTTGGGTGAGAAGGTGCTCACCCGCGCCACCACCCACTCTTCCGGTCCGTATGAAGTTCCTCACGCTCGCGCCGATTGCTATGCCATGTACACCAATAATCCCCCAGCCGGCGCTTTCCGCGGCTTTGGAGTCACGCAATCAGCCTTTGCCATTGAAAGCATGATGGATATGCTCGCCCACACCCTGCAGATCGATCCGATTGAACTGCGGCGACTCAATGCCTTGCGGGTTGGCAGCACAACCAACACCGGACAGGTACTGCGTGAAAGTGTGGGCTTATTGGATTGCATCGAAATCGTCGCCAGAGAACTCAAACAGCGCGCCGGCGATCAACCCTTTGTCTCGCGCCTTGTAGAAGGGCAGCCTCATTTGCGTCGCGCCTGGGGATTCGCCGTGGGATATAAAAACACCGGTCTGGGCGGCGGTGCGCCAGATAAAGCCGGGGCAGAGGTCGAGCTTTACGAAGATGGCTCTCTGGAAGTGCGCACCTCTTCAGCCGAGTTGGGACAGGGTCTGGTAACCGTCCTGCGCATGATCGTCGCCGAAGAGTTTGCCCTCTCCCCCGAGCGCGTCCGTGTGCTGGTAATGGACACCGACCTGACCCCCGATGGAGGACCCACCACAGCCTCCCGACAAACGTTCGTGACCGGCAACGCTGCCCGTTATGCGGCTCAATCACTGCGCCAGGCTCTGGCAGCTTCCTTAGCCGAGAAGTTCGATGTTGCACCAGAGCGCATCCGCTTTGTGGAAGGCCTGGCACAAGTGAACGGACATAGCCTGCCGCTCAGCGAAGTCGCCAGGATCGTGCGCCAGGAAGGACGGGCACCAAAAGCCTTCTACGAGTACTGGGCGCCAAAAACGCAACCGTTGGGCAGCGGAGGAGATATGCATTTTGCATTTTCGTTTGCAGCCCAGGCCGCCGAGGTGGAAGTCAATACCCTGACCGGCGAGGTGAGTGTTCTGGAAGTGATTTCAGCCATTGATGTCGGTAAGGTGATCAATCCCCTCGGTTTGCAAGGACAATTCGAAGGCGGCATTATGATGGGAATTGGCAATGCCCTCACCGAACACTTCATCGTTGAAAATGGCATTGTCTTCACCGACCGCCTGGCGCGCTATCGGATGCCCTCGATATTGCACACCCCCAGGATCACCGCCTATGCGGTAGAACACCCGGTAGCAGCAGGCCCTTACGGTGCCAAAGGGGTGGGCGAGATTGTCAGCATCCCAACCACGCCAGCCATCACCAACGCCATCTACAACGCCGTAGGCGTACGCATCGATCGCCTGCCGGTTGACCAGGAAGTCATTGTGCGCGAGTTGACCCATGCCTGA
- a CDS encoding Xanthine dehydrogenase, FAD binding subunit, whose product MSSWNFYHLPHTLDEALAILQNDPHSKVIAGGTDLLLELQQGRHAPVKSLVDLTQIAELQRLEVLDHALWIGAGVPLNRLVAWPPTQRFATALFEAGSLIGGPQVRNVATLGGNVAHALPAADGAIALLALDAQVILATPEGQRTQSLLACYAGPGKTALQRTEIIVAFQVPLSKKGEASAFRRVMRPQGVAIAIQNMGIWLRRSGETIADIRIAVGPAGPTPMRAHRTEETLRGKPPTEENLVEAEKALLSEARFRTSPHRATAEYRMHLAGVLLRQTLQTAWERTQNVEPETVSLAVKG is encoded by the coding sequence ATGTCTAGCTGGAACTTTTATCACCTTCCCCACACTTTGGACGAAGCGCTGGCGATTTTGCAAAACGATCCGCACAGCAAGGTCATTGCGGGGGGCACCGATTTACTGCTTGAGCTTCAGCAGGGACGTCATGCGCCGGTAAAATCCTTAGTTGATCTAACGCAAATTGCGGAATTGCAGCGGCTGGAGGTTCTTGACCACGCTCTATGGATCGGTGCCGGTGTTCCGCTCAACCGCCTGGTCGCCTGGCCACCCACGCAACGCTTTGCAACCGCGCTCTTTGAAGCAGGCTCGTTGATTGGCGGACCGCAGGTGCGCAATGTTGCCACCTTAGGTGGCAATGTTGCTCATGCCCTGCCGGCTGCCGACGGGGCAATTGCCCTGCTAGCTCTGGATGCTCAGGTGATTCTCGCTACGCCAGAGGGTCAACGCACGCAATCGCTGCTTGCCTGCTATGCCGGTCCTGGTAAGACCGCTCTTCAGCGGACCGAGATCATCGTTGCGTTTCAGGTGCCGCTCAGCAAGAAAGGCGAAGCCTCCGCTTTTCGGCGGGTGATGCGCCCCCAAGGCGTGGCGATAGCCATACAAAATATGGGTATCTGGCTGCGCCGCTCAGGGGAAACCATTGCCGACATCCGTATTGCGGTAGGTCCAGCAGGACCCACACCGATGCGCGCGCACCGCACGGAAGAGACCCTGCGTGGGAAACCCCCAACCGAAGAGAACCTCGTAGAAGCAGAAAAAGCTTTATTGTCAGAAGCGCGCTTCCGCACCAGCCCCCATCGTGCGACGGCGGAATACCGCATGCATCTGGCAGGCGTTCTCCTGCGGCAAACCCTGCAAACCGCCTGGGAACGAACGCAAAATGTCGAACCAGAAACGGTATCTTTAGCGGTGAAAGGATAA
- a CDS encoding Nucleoside ABC transporter, periplasmic nucleoside-binding protein: MNRFVKSLSLLVLLSLLVAACAPAATPTPEPQEPVVTEAPAATEAPVATEAPTATEAPAATEAPAATEAPAKKLLICQVTDVGGIDDKSFNATAWKGIEDAMKKYPDLVEGKYLESQQQADYEVNINAFLEQGCDLIITVGFLLADATAAAAEANPDQLFATIDVDYLQFPNLRGSGFAIDQATFLNGYLAAGMTKTGKVGTYVGIAFPATTRFMDGFALGVAEYNKVHGTNVQVLGWDVATRQGLEVGNFESTDDGRKMGETLMDEGADIIMPVAGPVGLGTLAVMEERDFGLLIGVDNDWSLANPDKAKYILSNAMKNMDLFVLETIEMLINDNFQSGNWIGTLENGGVGLKYGSEWESQVPDSLKQEIQDLVQKIISGEIATLPEGVY; encoded by the coding sequence ATGAATCGATTCGTAAAAAGTCTATCCCTACTCGTTTTATTATCCCTGTTGGTTGCGGCGTGTGCGCCGGCAGCTACCCCGACGCCCGAACCGCAGGAGCCGGTTGTCACCGAGGCACCCGCTGCAACTGAAGCTCCGGTCGCAACGGAAGCTCCCACAGCCACCGAAGCACCAGCAGCCACCGAAGCACCGGCTGCCACCGAGGCTCCTGCAAAGAAGCTGTTGATCTGCCAGGTAACCGATGTCGGCGGTATTGATGATAAATCCTTCAATGCCACCGCCTGGAAGGGTATTGAAGACGCCATGAAGAAATACCCCGATCTGGTCGAGGGGAAATATCTTGAATCGCAACAACAGGCGGATTACGAGGTCAACATCAACGCTTTCCTCGAGCAGGGTTGTGACCTGATCATCACGGTAGGCTTCCTGCTCGCCGATGCCACCGCCGCGGCTGCCGAAGCAAATCCCGATCAACTCTTTGCCACCATTGACGTTGACTACCTGCAATTCCCCAACCTGCGCGGCAGTGGTTTTGCCATTGACCAGGCAACCTTCCTCAACGGCTATCTGGCGGCCGGCATGACCAAGACCGGCAAGGTCGGCACTTACGTTGGCATCGCCTTCCCTGCCACCACCAGGTTTATGGATGGCTTTGCCCTGGGCGTTGCTGAATATAACAAAGTGCACGGCACGAATGTTCAGGTGTTGGGCTGGGATGTCGCAACCCGCCAGGGCCTGGAGGTCGGCAACTTCGAAAGCACCGACGACGGCCGCAAGATGGGTGAGACCCTGATGGACGAAGGCGCAGATATCATTATGCCCGTGGCTGGCCCGGTGGGTCTGGGTACGCTGGCAGTGATGGAGGAGCGCGACTTCGGTTTGCTGATCGGCGTTGATAACGACTGGTCGCTTGCCAACCCCGATAAAGCAAAGTACATACTCAGCAACGCCATGAAGAACATGGATCTGTTCGTGCTGGAGACGATCGAGATGCTGATCAACGACAACTTCCAGAGCGGCAACTGGATCGGCACCCTGGAGAACGGTGGCGTTGGTCTGAAGTACGGTTCGGAATGGGAGAGCCAGGTTCCCGACTCTCTGAAGCAAGAGATCCAGGATCTCGTGCAAAAGATTATCAGCGGCGAAATTGCCACTCTGCCTGAGGGCGTTTACTAA
- a CDS encoding Amino acid permease — translation MLFAIGLLIVIFFVSYRLAPRERQEDALVHGAGQVGMLAALALFGVDYFTSYYYATGEMMHALHPYGLERYAFICVAIIALANFVFGSLYMYSLGVFNEGGGSFTAAMRYLGPSLSLIVAVVLVQDYVLTIVVSTLSGSDQLLSIIGAYNVNWVWHFLIGAGLALTTWYLTIRGRGESAQIVFTLLGLFAGLTLTMLIGLIIAHARGLPPAPSEPPLPTTLGQALYHMLTASMKGMVALTGLEAMSNGIQFVIDEDYPLIRWGKRRLPRLNWLWNFYSGKSGIGRTVQTSFLFYGGLTTLFLTIFSLRFNVYDGTYGRTLVGNLAFIGFDQFPGGIILYWFYQFLAVALLSAASMTAYQDMQAITWRNVAIGEIPEVVVYRNPKGTFTRPVTAAFIAAVIIQLLVRGDTGHAVPYYGVGVFLPITAMGLAMRKHILLNVSGRKRTWGLVGVNFSIALSTFVFVGQIAGKWFEGGWLVLIALIVVILMAHAILISPIGYRDPDQIYRIVRVKSRVEGPMGAIVEWQALKVQEYRYKLLTAIAKFWENFGVRRPVRFEPPVIAGEFEEAVEAGHARHSYLEAYLSPNNQVTKQSSQAKEEPSPEQSP, via the coding sequence ATGTTATTTGCCATTGGGTTGCTCATCGTTATTTTCTTCGTTTCGTATCGACTTGCACCGCGTGAACGGCAAGAAGATGCCCTGGTTCATGGTGCCGGTCAGGTGGGGATGCTGGCTGCCCTCGCCCTCTTTGGGGTGGATTACTTCACCTCCTATTACTATGCAACTGGCGAGATGATGCATGCCCTGCATCCTTACGGCCTGGAGAGATACGCTTTTATCTGCGTGGCGATTATTGCCCTGGCAAACTTTGTCTTTGGGTCGTTATATATGTACTCCTTGGGGGTGTTCAACGAAGGCGGCGGTTCCTTCACAGCGGCAATGCGCTATCTGGGTCCTTCTCTGAGCCTGATTGTAGCCGTCGTTTTGGTTCAGGATTACGTCTTAACCATTGTGGTTTCCACCCTCTCAGGAAGTGACCAGTTGCTTTCAATTATCGGAGCTTATAACGTAAACTGGGTGTGGCATTTCTTGATTGGGGCGGGTCTGGCGCTGACAACCTGGTATCTGACCATTCGCGGGCGAGGGGAGTCGGCGCAGATCGTCTTCACTCTGTTGGGTCTTTTCGCTGGCTTAACTTTAACAATGTTGATCGGCTTGATCATCGCCCATGCGCGCGGTTTGCCTCCTGCGCCCAGTGAACCACCCTTGCCGACTACGCTGGGTCAGGCGCTCTATCACATGCTGACCGCCAGCATGAAAGGCATGGTGGCTTTGACCGGTTTGGAAGCCATGTCCAATGGCATTCAATTCGTCATTGATGAAGATTACCCCCTGATCCGCTGGGGAAAAAGACGCCTACCCCGCTTGAACTGGTTGTGGAACTTTTACAGCGGCAAATCGGGGATCGGAAGAACGGTTCAGACCTCTTTCCTCTTTTACGGTGGACTCACGACCCTGTTCTTAACCATCTTTTCCCTGCGATTCAATGTTTACGATGGCACCTATGGGCGCACGCTGGTCGGAAATCTGGCTTTTATTGGCTTTGACCAGTTTCCGGGCGGCATCATCCTTTACTGGTTCTATCAGTTCCTGGCTGTAGCTTTGCTGTCAGCCGCCTCGATGACCGCCTATCAGGATATGCAGGCGATCACCTGGCGCAATGTCGCAATTGGAGAAATCCCCGAAGTTGTTGTCTATCGCAACCCTAAGGGCACTTTTACTCGACCGGTTACAGCAGCATTTATCGCAGCGGTGATCATTCAACTCCTTGTGCGCGGAGATACCGGTCACGCTGTGCCTTACTACGGAGTCGGGGTGTTTCTACCAATTACTGCCATGGGTTTAGCCATGCGCAAGCACATTCTTCTGAATGTGAGCGGCAGAAAGCGCACATGGGGTTTAGTGGGAGTGAATTTTTCGATCGCGCTTTCGACGTTTGTCTTTGTCGGGCAGATTGCGGGCAAGTGGTTTGAAGGTGGATGGCTGGTCTTAATTGCTTTGATTGTGGTGATCCTGATGGCTCATGCCATTCTCATTTCGCCTATCGGCTATCGCGATCCAGATCAGATTTATCGCATTGTGCGGGTGAAGTCGCGGGTTGAGGGTCCAATGGGGGCAATTGTCGAATGGCAAGCCTTAAAGGTGCAGGAATACCGTTATAAGTTACTCACTGCCATCGCCAAGTTTTGGGAAAACTTTGGGGTACGTCGCCCGGTGCGTTTTGAACCGCCCGTCATTGCCGGTGAATTTGAAGAGGCTGTCGAAGCCGGTCATGCACGTCATTCCTACCTCGAAGCCTATCTTTCTCCGAATAATCAGGTTACCAAGCAAAGTTCCCAGGCAAAGGAAGAACCCTCGCCTGAACAATCTCCATGA